The Treponema phagedenis DNA segment AACATTGCTGATTAACTTGCAGTTTATAAGACTTTAAGACGTGGCTTTGTCTTATAATGTTAAAAAAATTAAGGGATTATCAACATCCGGAAAAATTTTTTAGGAGAATGAAATGACGCTTGATGAGCTGGAACAGGGTAAAAATGCAGTAATTGAAAATTTAGAAATAACAGGCAGCACCTTGCAGCGGCTTATAAGTTTAGGGTTTACCCCCGGAGCTGAAGTCTCAGTTGTTAGAAAAGCGCCGTTTTTAGATCCCTTCGATATTTCTATTTGCGGTTCTCTTGTGGCAGTACGAAGAGATGAGGCAAAAAGAATTATTATCAGAGAGTTAGCCGAATGAAACAGGACCAGATACATATCGCATTTGCGGGGCAGCCAAACTCAGGGAAGTCAACTTTGTTTAACATGATGACTGGCGCCCGCCAGCATGTCGCAAATTATCCGGGTATTACC contains these protein-coding regions:
- a CDS encoding FeoA family protein, which translates into the protein MTLDELEQGKNAVIENLEITGSTLQRLISLGFTPGAEVSVVRKAPFLDPFDISICGSLVAVRRDEAKRIIIRELAE